From the Cryptomeria japonica chromosome 2, Sugi_1.0, whole genome shotgun sequence genome, one window contains:
- the LOC131070751 gene encoding trihelix transcription factor ASR3 isoform X3 produces MAQGEMRREDEDKLGDPSDRTPPRFPRWTRHEILVLIEGKRVEECKGRRSRATDSCPESKWAAISSYCKQHGVSREPVQCRKRWTTLWRDYKRIRDWDSQHPDRVFWSLRSDAKREFKLPAFFDRELYDVLERSIVSSRHVFTRPPSSPPLPLSEAKPAAGGGVGVVGLESGGRSAVEEEFEQPCARGVEEGEEEEEEEIAGSPEKRGPDSPLATPSGLEDSCILP; encoded by the coding sequence ATGGCGCAAGGGGAGATGAGAAGAGAGGACGAAGACAAATTAGGCGATCCGTCGGATCGAACACCTCCGCGCTTTCCCCGCTGGACGCGCCACGAAATTCTTGTGCTGATCGAGGGCAAGCGGGTAGAGGAATGCAAGGGCCGCCGCTCCAGGGCGACAGACAGTTGCCCAGAGTCGAAATGGGCGGCGATTTCGTCCTACTGCAAGCAGCACGGTGTGAGCCGCGAGCCTGTGCAGTGCCGTAAGCGATGGACCACTCTATGGAGGGACTATAAGCGGATCCGCGATTGGGATTCCCAACACCCAGACCGCGTTTTTTGGTCGCTCCGCAGCGATGCGAAAAGGGAGTTCAAGTTGCCGGCTTTTTTTGACCGGGAGCTCTACGATGTGCTCGAGAGGTCCATTGTTAGCAGCAGACATGTCTTCACGAGACCGCCATCGTCGCCGCCGCTGCCGTTGTCAGAGGCCAAGCCGGCGGCTGGTGGCGGCGTCGGAGTCGTGGGTTTGGAGAGCGGCGGAAGATCGGCCGTGGAAGAGGAATTTGAGCAGCCGTGCGCGCGAGGGGTGGAGGAaggtgaggaggaggaggaggaggagatagcTGGTAGTCCTGAAAAACGAGGTCCTGACAGCCCTTTGGCAACGCCGTCGG